One part of the Vicia villosa cultivar HV-30 ecotype Madison, WI linkage group LG6, Vvil1.0, whole genome shotgun sequence genome encodes these proteins:
- the LOC131609963 gene encoding probable lysophospholipase BODYGUARD 4 → MSLAVSSSPKKWMTNCVMVLNSLLCYVVFLFFDFLDAVLCVVYRYLDERIEGVASPCCCSKWKRQKNKTMMIDDGLSDSLYERKNVFREMGLLQFRRKQEDSNGKCGGRKVNSWSDCGCDSCLSWVNADDDDDYKLHFVVKEPFIATGENCRDEPCENVIFLHGFMSSSSFWTQTVFPCFSENVNHNYRLIAIDLLGFGKSPKPRDCLYTLKDHVEMIEKSVVQPLELGSFHLVAHSMGSVIALALAAKYTNCVKSITLVAPPYSSSEEKDACLKALEKFAGKKLWPMLSAGSSFMSWYEHLSRTVCLIYCRNHRIWEWILKFITRKRDLSFLITDMTRHTHQSAWNSMHNVICGGTKFMDSYLKILTKSGVRINVIQGDRDQVVPMECIRELKLKAPNVEINIIPNADHSSMLLGREKKFAQSLEHIWTSSC, encoded by the exons ATGTCGCTAGCAGTTTCTTCCTCGCCCAAAAAATGGATGACAAATTGTGTTATGGTTCTCAACTCACTGTTATGTTACgttgttttccttttctttgattttctagaTGCTGTTTTATGTGTTGTCTATAGATACCTTGATGAGCGTATTGAAGGTGTGGCCTCTCCTTGTTGTTGCTCTAAATGGAAGAGACAGAAGAACAAGactatgatgattgatgatggtcTTTCAGATAGTTTGTATGAGAGGAAGAACGTGTTCAGAGAAATGGGTTTGCTTCAATTTAGGAGAAAACAGGAAGATTCCAATGGAAAATGTGGTGGAAGGAAAGTGAATAGTTGGTCTGATTGTGGGTGTGACTCTTGTCTTTCATGGGTCAatgctgatgatgatgatgactatAAACTTCATTTTGTTGTTAAGGAACCCTTCATAG CTACTGGTGAAAATTGCAGGGATGAGCCTTGTGAGAATGTGATATTCTTGCATGGATTTATGTCTTCTTCCTCATTTTGGACACAGACAGTGTTTCCATGTTTCTCTGAAAATGTAAATCATAACTATAGATTGATTGCCATAGACCTGTTGGGGTTTGGAAAGAGTCCTAAGCCAAGAGATTGTTTGTACACTTTGAAGGATCATGTGGAAATGATTGAGAAATCAGTGGTTCAACCATTGGAGTTAGGTAGTTTTCATCTGGTTGCACACTCTATGGGGAGTGTAATTGCATTGGCTTTGGCTGCTAAGTATACCAATTGTGTAAAATCAATTACCCTTGTTGCACCT CCATACTCTTCTTCTGAGGAAAAAGATGCTTGTTTGAAAGCACTTGAAAAGTTTGCTGGAAAGAAATTGTGGCCAATGTTATCAGCAGGATCTTCATTTATGTCATGGTATGAGCATTTGAGTCGAACTGTTTGCCTTATCTATTGCAGAaatcacaggatatgggagtggATTCTAAAGTTCATTACTCGAAAGAG GGATCTTAGTTTCTTGATCACAGACATGACAAGACATACTCATCAATCTGCTTGGAATTCCATGCATAATGTGATATGTGGAGGAACAAAATTCATGGATAGTTACTTGAAAATTTTGACAAAAAGTGGAGTTAGAATAAATGTTATACAAGGTGATAGAGATCAAGTTGTCCCTATGGAGTGCATCAGGGAGTTAAAGTTGAAGGCTCCAAATGTTGAAATTAACATAATTCCAAATGCTGACCATAGCAGTATGCTATTAGGCAGAGAGAAGAAATTTGCACAAAGTTTGGAGCATATATGGACCTCTTCTTGTTGA